ACCATGATCCGCGTGCCGCTCCGCGAGAGCCGCACCCTGCACCATGACGGCAATGGCCGTTGGGGCGCCGGTAAGGTGATGGTCCGCGCGGCGGCGCCGGGCACCGGCGTCATCGCCGGCGGTCCGATGCGCGCGGTGCTCGAAACCCTGGGCGTGCAGGACGTCGTCGGCAAGTCGGTCGGCTCCTCCAACCCCTACAACATGGTGCGCGCGACGTTTGAGGCCCTCAAGGCCCAGTCGTCGCCGCGTCAGGTCGCCAACAAGCGCGGCAAGAAGGTCGCTGACGTGATCGGCCGCCGCGCCGATGGCGCCTCGGCCGCCATCCCCGACGCTGAAGGATAAGTTCAGATGGCTACGGTCACCGTTCGTCAGACGGGCAGCCCGATCCGCCGCAAGGCTGATCAGCGCGCGACGCTCGTGGGTCTGGGTCTCAACCGCCCGGGCCGCACCTCGACCTTGGAGGATACGCCCTCCGTCCGTGGGATGATCGCCAAGGTCGCCCACCTGGTCGAAGTCGTCGAGGCCTAGGGTTCCCCTGGTCGTAGACGACATCCAGAGTTAAAAGCCGGCGCTGTCACCGCAGCGCCGGTTTCCTTTTCAAGCCGAGTCGGACCGTTGGTCCGGCGCCAGATCTCCAAGGAGAGGCATTATGAGCAAGTTGAACGAACTCGCCCCGCAGGAAGGCTCCACCAAGGGGCGAATGCGCGTCGGCCGTGGCCCAGGTTCGGGTAAGGGCAAGACCGCCGGTCGCGGCGTGAAGGGCCAGAAGGCGCGCTCGGGCGTGTCCATCGCCGGCTTCGAAGGCGGCCAGATGCCGCTGCACATGCGGATGCCCAAGCGCGGCTTCAACAATCCCTTCGCCAAGGAGTTCGCCGTCGTGAACTTCTGGCGTCTTGAGCAGGCGATCGCCGCCGGCAAGCTCGACG
This is a stretch of genomic DNA from Phenylobacterium immobile (ATCC 35973). It encodes these proteins:
- the rpsE gene encoding 30S ribosomal protein S5 — encoded protein: MARRNEERGDRRNREEERDSDIVEKLVHINRVAATVKGGRRFSFAALMVVGDQKGRVGFGHGKAREVPEAIRKATEEAKKTMIRVPLRESRTLHHDGNGRWGAGKVMVRAAAPGTGVIAGGPMRAVLETLGVQDVVGKSVGSSNPYNMVRATFEALKAQSSPRQVANKRGKKVADVIGRRADGASAAIPDAEG
- the rpmD gene encoding 50S ribosomal protein L30, yielding MATVTVRQTGSPIRRKADQRATLVGLGLNRPGRTSTLEDTPSVRGMIAKVAHLVEVVEA
- the rplO gene encoding 50S ribosomal protein L15, which translates into the protein MSKLNELAPQEGSTKGRMRVGRGPGSGKGKTAGRGVKGQKARSGVSIAGFEGGQMPLHMRMPKRGFNNPFAKEFAVVNFWRLEQAIAAGKLDAAKLIDADALVAAGVVRRAKDGVKLLGKGELSSKIDIAVYAASASAQAAVEKAGGKLTITKPEPRPAGKLVAKAKA